Within Candidatus Omnitrophota bacterium, the genomic segment TTCTTGCTCATTATGATAATGTCCTTTCCTGCCATAACAACCTCCTTCCGAAAGAGGTATTATAGCATGGTTTGAATAGGACATTTTTATTTTGGTACAATAGGACATTATCATTTTGGGATTACAGGATATTTTTAAGCCGCTGTACCCGGACGGCCATTGTATTTGTGTGTTTTTCCGCTTGCTTGTTAAGGGTATTTTTGCTATACTCAATTTCATAAAAATTGCGAGGATGGCGGAACTGGCAGACGCGCTAGGTTGAGGGCCTAGTAAGGGCAACCTTATGGGGGTTCAACTCCCCCTCCTCGCACCAAGAACAACAAAGGGAGATTGATTATGAAGTCAAGACGCCTGTTAAGCTTTGTATGTGTTTTGGCGCTTGTTTATGTTTGCACCGGGACCGCGTATGCCGGATTTTGGCAGAGATGGTCAAAAAAACAGGCCCCGACCGTTGAGCCCGCAAAAAACGCCACACCAGAATCAATTCCTGAAAAAAGTACTGCCGACAGGCCTGAAGCAAAGCAGTTGGTTTCTGATATTGAAAGGCCTGATGCAGGTTCTGTAAGTTCAGGCGCTGTTGAGGAAAAAAAGGTTTCTGAAAAATACACGGAAGCGGATATAAGACCCGCGGCACAAAACATTGCCCCGCAATCATCGGATCCGCAGAAACCAGTTTTAAGTTCTGCCGAAAAACAACGGCTTGAAGATCTCCGACGCACTGAAGATCTGCGCCGCACTCAAGAACAGATAAAAATGATACAAGAAATGAACGCTAATCGGTCAATGGATATATCAAGCGGATTGAAGAGATCAATAAACAGCGCAAACAGATTGAAGAGATAAATAAAATTAACAGGGCGCGTGGGCAGTTAAACCAGGCGCAATCTGCCGGTGAAACAAAAAAGTAATAAAGACAATACTTTTTTCTTTACACCAGGATTAACTTAATATATAGTAAAAGAGTATCAAGCCGGTGGGGAAATTGATACGCGTGTTTTGTATTTTTATGTTTACCAGACCGGCTTATTCTAAGCCGGTTTTGTTTTAACGCAGGAGGTGGGGATGTTTAAGCGTTTGGTGATAATAGTGATACTGTTGTTTGCGGCAGGTACGAGTTTTGCCCAGACAGCGGGTAATACTTCAGATCCCAAGGTGCCTTACGGAGCAGGTATCGCGAATCTTAAAGATTCGGGTATGGGCCCGCTAAAACTTGGTTTTGAATTTAATAATGTTTTTAAAAGAGAGCTTAAGGTAGATACGTCTCTTACCGACGTAAAGGTAGAAGGCCAAGAGTATCTGTTGCGTTTAGGCTATAATATAGGCGACAGATTTGAGCCTTACGCGAAATTCGGCGTTGTTAACTTAAAGACAAAATGGGAGCAATCGGGCACAAGCATAAAGGCGTATTCCGATAAAGATTTTGGCGCTGGTTTTGGTATGAAAGTTCTTGCTTTTGAGTCCCAGGAACACAGACTGCGCCTAAGCTTAGACGGCCATTATTTTTATGCCAATCCCGATATAAGAAGCGCGCGCGTTGACGGAGCGTCGTCTACCATAAGCGCCACCGAGTTTAAGATAAGCCAGTGGCAGATCTCGGGTATATTGAGCATGGAGTTTATCATAGGAGGGGATAAGCAGAATCCAGCCACCCCCTATTCAATACTTCCCTATATAGGTTTGGCGTATGCGGATTCAGAAACAAAAGTAAGATTCTCAACGGTTAATGGCTCCTATAATCTTGGCAAGGGCGAAAACGATAAAAAGTTTTTGTTTATCACAGGTTGTGAAATAGTGTCCCCTGAAAATATCTCGCTTAATATTGAAGGCAGATTTGTCGGAGAGACTGCGGGAAGCGGCGGTTGCACGATCAAGTTTTAAATAGATATTTTTAGCTATTAGTAGGCGGGTAGGATTATAATCCTACCCGTTTTTTATAAAAGTGTTGAAATTTTTATCTATTTTGGTTACAATAAAGCCCTGTTATTGCTAAGGCCTCATCGTCTAGCCCGGTCAGGACGCCAGATTCTCATTCTGGTAACACGGGTTCAAATCCCGTTGAGGCTACCATAGCTTTTTAAGCACACCTCATTTTCAAACGCAAATCTTATTATATTAAACTATTACGACTTACCTTTTGCCAAATTAGGAATAACCCCATAGAAATGAATAAGGTATGTCTGGATTGACTGGGCTATCACAATAATCCAAAACGCATAATCTTGATGTTTTTAATGGTGGGGAAAATTTCCTATATACCCCTTGCCTTCTTGCAAATATGTGGTACATTAATTATGGAATCGTTTCCAAAAAGGAAGGCTTATATGAAAACCACTATTAAAGACATATCAGCAAAGACAGGATTTGGAGTAGGCACTATATCCCGGGCTTTAAATTCATGCCCTTATAGCGTAAAAGAAGAGACAAGAAAAGAAATCTTGCGGGTAGCAAAAAAGTATAATTATATCAAGGATATTACTGCCCAGGTTTTGGTTACAGGTAAATCTTTTGACATAGGCTTAATGATTCCGGCTGTGTTTGATTCTGTTTTTTACAATGATTTTTTTATAAAATTGATAGCAACTCTTACGAGCTGTTCTGCCCAAAAGGGATACTCTGTAAGGCCCATCATCATGAAGAAGGGGATGGAGTTGAATCAATTTATAACAGAGGCAAGGTCTTTAAAACTATGCGGAATTATTATTTCATCGTATTGCGGTAATTATTTTATTGATGAACGGGCTATAAAGACATTTGATAGCCCTGTCGTTATATTAAATGCTTATATGCGAGACAAAAATATTTATACAATTAATCTGGATAATTTTAAAGGTGGCCACGATGGAACTTCTTTTTTAATTTCCAAAGGATATAAGAATATTTGTGTGATTACCGCTGAAAAAAATGATTTTTGTCAGCGTCTTAAGGGATACAAAAAGGCTATGGCTGGTAATGGACTAAAGATTAAAGAGGAATTTATTTTGCATGGAGATGGTTCGGAACTTTCGGGTTATACAGTGTCTATGAAGGTTTTAAATAAGACACGCAGACCGGATGCTATATTTGCTTTAAATGATCAGATGGCCATAGGAGCAATAAGAGCCATAAAAGAATCTGGATTGAAATGTCCATCCGATGTGTCTGTAATGGGATTTGACGGTTTAGACATAGGTGGTTATATAGATCCTGGCCTAACTACCATGCTATGCCCGGTTGATACTATTGGGCGGGAGGCGGTTAATATATTACTTGATTCAAGTGCAAGAACAACCGTAAGACACTGTAAAATAAAAGCTACAATTTTGGAGAGGCAGTCATGCTAAAAGAGAGGAGTTTTTATAAATTATTAAAGAAAAAAATTAATATAAAAAAAATAGAGAGATCGGTAGCAATGCTAATAACGCTATGTATTTTTTCCGTAAGTTTTATATTTTTTGATACTTTAGTTTGCTCAAGCATATCAAATGTATCTTCATTAAGGCCGATGGCTTCAACCTTACGCGAAAAAGATCCGGCAGGTTTTTTATTGACTTCTAACGAGATAAGGGATAATGAAATGAAAAAAGCAGAGCAGACTTATATAAGGAAGTTTGGAAAAACAGGCTTGGAATTTTATATATTTGGTTCTGGCACGATCTGGTTTGGGCGTCGGTGGCCTATGAACAATGATAAGTACAGGTTCCCGGAGCGATCTGAAATCAAAAAATATTTAGAAATAGTTTTTAATAATTTAATAAACAAGGAAGGAAGAGTAATGTTGGATGTTGCAGCAGCTTATGGCTTAGCTGAAGAGATATTAGGTGAAATACTCCGGGATAATCCAGACTGGTATTCAAGAGCATTTATAGCTACAAAATGGGGTGAGGAATTTGACATTAACACGGAGCGGTCGGTTTTAGATCATTCTAAAAAGAGGCTGGTTGCTTCAGTAAAAAGAAGTATAAGGCGCTTAGGCAGAATTGACCTTTTGTATGTTCATGGTACAACTCTAAGGGTTTTGAGAAATGAAAATGTAATGAGTCAGATGCAAAGGATGAAAAGTGAAAGATATGGAGGGATCAATTATATAGGCGTATCAATTTCAAAAGAAGGTGTTCTAGAGACAGCAATTAAGGAGGGGTTAATACGGGATTTTGACGTTGTACAAATGCCGGGCTGGCTTTTTCTAAAAAGAAATGATCTGGTAAAAAAACTTTACCAAAAGGGTATTGCTATTGTGCTCAACTCAGTTATAAGAGCCTCTAAAATAAATACAAGTGACAGCAGAGCATGCGAGAGTGTATATGCGGATTTTATAAAACACAAAGAGGTTTCTGTGATACTACTTGGCACAAGAAACCATTTAAGAGAAACAATAGCGTATATATCGCCGCATTTTATAGTTGTTGACAAAAAGATTCAGGCAAGCGCTTGATTGTTAGAATTACTCCAAAAACATTACAGACGCTTTGAACTTAAAGCACCACGCTGCCCCAAGCTCAAGCGCGATAGTGTCCCGAACAAAAATCAAAAGCGTCTGTAATAGGTAATAGTAATATTTTAATTACTTAGAGGTTTTCTTTCAGATTTGCTTTTTGTTTGATTTCCTGAAACCACTTCTTGAAGGCCTCATTTTCTCTCTCTTGGACAAGCTTTGCGGCAAAGGAATCCCTGTCTTTTTCGTATGCTTGCTCATCTATCGGAGTAATGGAATCAAGCCTTGATACGGCCCAGCCTTCGGAGGTTTTTATAGGGCCTGCTATTTTGCCAATGCCCGCGGCAAATGATTCGTTCAAAAAATTCTTCGCCGGAGCTATATTATCAACCGGGCTGTTTCTTGAGACATTTTGCAGTTTATTGACGGTAAGATTTAATTCTCTTGCCGCGTCTTCTAAAGATCCCGGACCCGATTTTATTTTTTGCATTATATTTTGCGCCTGTGCCAATGCCAGAGAGGAGGATATTTCTGATGTCAGAATAGAATTTATCTGTTCCTTTGATTGTTCAAATGTCATTTGGAGGGGGGCATTTTTTGTCTTAAGTTGTAATATGTAGAACCTGTCCTCTCCTTCAATGACATCGCTTATTTGGGATATTTCCAGACCGAAAGAGGCCAGCAGCAGAACATATGGAACCGCAGACTCCGAGATATTGAATGTAAGAGGGAATACCCCTGTTTCTTTAAGCTCAAACCCGCCTTCCTTGGCTATGCCGTCCAGTGCCTTGCTTTTTTTTGCCTTGGACTGCGCGCTATCGGCCGCGAGAGCGGCAGTTTCTTTGTCGTCATTGAAAGGAAATTCAAGATATGAACCTGACGCCGTTGCGGGAGAGAGCAGTTTTTCTTTATTGCTTTCATAGTAGGCTTTTGCCTTCTGCTCATCCACGAAGGCATCATTTAAAAACGCGCCATTTTTTATAGCGATAAAAGAGATATCCGCGAGTTCATTAGATTCGCGGTATGCCCGGCGTATCTCGTCTTCCGAAGGGCCCTGGCCCGCTGTCTTAAGGCTAATGAGCTTATCAATAATGATATCCCCCCTGACCGATTCCTCAAAATCCCGCGGCGTAACGCGCAGTACGCTCATGGTTATATAATTATACATGTCCCTGTCAAATACGCCGTTTTGCTGGAAAAACGGCAGAGCGGTGATCCTTTCAATAATTTGTTTATTGGAGGCTTTTATCCTTTCCCTGCCTGCCGCGCGCAGTAATATTATCCTGTTCCACGCCTGGCCGTTTAAGTCCAGAAATTTTTCCACTTTAGACAATTCATCACCATACATGATACGGGCCCTGTTAAATACGGCCGCGTAGCTTTTGTTGTATTCCTGTATGGATATTTTTTTGCCGAACACGATACCGGCGTATGATTTACCGCTTAACGCCACACTGCCTACGCCCCAAGCGGCGAATATTATGACAAGCAGCCACATAACAGCTTTCATTACTTTTTTATTGCGTAAAGGTTTAAGCATAAAAAACTCCTATTCAAGGTTTGTAGCGGATTATGCGGTTATTATACATAAGCAGGCCTGAATTTACAAGTAAAAACATATTAGACAGAGTATGCCGTATATGATATAATTCAAGCGCAATGACTATTAATAGGATGAAGAAGGATCTGGCAGGATACGCGCGAAAAATTGCCGCGGACGGGCTCACTATAGGTTCAAGCGGAAATTTAAGCGCCAGGCACGGTGAATATTTTTATATAAAATCCGCCGGTTGTTTATTTGAGTCATTAAGCCCGGACGATTTCGTGCGATTGAGCGTAAACCGTCCATCCACGGCCGGATTAAAAAAAACACCCAGTTGCGAATACCGTTTGCACGCGGCCTGTTACAGGCAAAGGCCTGATATCGGGGTTGTTTTTCATAGCCATCCTTTTTTTACAGGCCTTATGCTTACTAAAGAGGCCCTTGCCAGGCCCGTTACAATGGAGTTTGCCGCGTATATTAAAAACACGCTCGCTTTTGTGGATTTCGCGCCGCCAGGTTCCGCTAAGTTAGCGAGCCTGGTTGAAAAAGCGTGCAAAAAGCATAATTGTATTTTTATGAAAAAACACGGCCTTATCGCGCTTGGCAGGAATATGCAGGAGGCGTATGTAAAGAGCCTGATGGTTGAACGTGAAGCCAGGGCTAAATTGATAACGAGGCTGTTGAGATTAAAAGGGGCCTGTTTTGGCAAAAAAGAGTTGGATATGCTTGCCGGCTCTGTTTGAACAGCGCGCGGAGCATTGCCGCACGGCACAGGCTTATTTTAGCAGAGGCTATTTTCTAATATAACCCGGTTACGTATTATATTGACACTAATAAAGATTAACTGTATATTATAATGGCGGTTTAGAGAAAGAATTTACGGAGTATTTATATGGAAAAAATATTAAAATTAGGGCTTCCGAAGGGCAGTCTTCAAGAGGCTACTTTAAGGATATTGAAAAAGGCCGGATTCAATATAAGCGTAGGCAGTAGGTCATATTTTCCATCTATTGATGATGATGAATTAGACCCTGTGCTGATACGCGCGCAGGAAATGTCAAGATACGTTGAAGACGGAGCGCTGGATTGCGGTATCACAGGGGAAGATTGGATACGGGAGAACCAGTCGGATGTAGTCCGTGTCCAGGAACTTGAGTACGCCAAACAGAGCCTTAGCAAGGTTCGATGGGTGATTGCTGTCCCCGAAGGTTCAAGAATACGTTCGGTCAAGGATCTTAACGGTAAGCGCGTGGCGACGGAACTTGTTGGTGTTACCAGGGCTTTTTTAAAAAAGCAAAAGATAAAAGCGGATGTAGAATTCAGCTGGGGCGCTACCGAGGTAAAGGTTGCCGCCGGACTTGTTGACGCTATCGTAGAGATCACGGAGACAGGTTCAAGCCTTAGGGCCAACAAACTACGCATAATAGATACCGTTTGTTATTCTACCACTCAACTGATAGCGAACAAAAAGATTTGGCGTAATGGATGGAAAAAGGCGAAGATAGAATCGCTCGCCATGCTGCTTAGAGGCGCTATACTTGCTGAAAGCAAGGTAGGCCTTAAGATGAATGTGAGTAAAAAGAACTTGTGCAAAATACTAAAGATCCTTCCTTCAATGAAAAGGCCTACCATATCCTGTCTTACGGATAAGAATTGGTTTGATATAGATACAATTATTGACGAAGAGCAAGTTAAAAAGCTAATACCCGCGCTTATCAGGGCCGGCGCCCAGGGCATAATAGAGTATCCGCTAAATAAGGCTATTTATTAATAGGGCCGAATATTGAGACCACAAGAAAGGAGATGTGCTATGCCGTGCGGAAGAAAGAAAAAACGCAAGAAGATGTCAAAACACAAAAGAAAAAAACGCCTGCGCAAGATGCGCCATAAAAAGAAATTATCCTAAAAGGTTAAGCAGATAAAAAAATAATTATACATAATATTAAGGTGTTTGTTTTTAGAATTATTTTTTATTCTTTTGTCCTGATGGCGGCGCTTTTTCTGCCTTCGCATATCGCGCGCGCGGCTGATTGCCGTCATAATATATGCGGCAGTATCCGGGCAGGGGCGCTGGATATTGTTTCGGGATTTTTCAGCAATACGTTTAAGCCAAAAAGTCCGGGTTTGAGTTTTAAAGACACTCCGCTTATGAGGCAGAATGCCCGGGCATTCACCCATTATCTTATGGGTGTTGTTTTTGAGAACCGGCAGGAATACCAAAGCGCGCTTTCTGAATTCAAGCTCGCTTTACGGGAAGCGCCCGGTAATGAATACCTTAATTTTAAAATAGCTTCTTCTTATCTGGATCTGAAAGAGTATGATGCCGCGAGGCGGCAGATAGATAAGATATTAAAGCTTAATCCTGATAATTTGAACGCGCGTTTTCTGCTTGCCGCGTTATATTTTGAAAAAGACCAGATGGGGCCCGCCTCCGGAGAATATGAAGCGATAATTAATCAAGATCCCGGAAATGTCCTGGCCCTGGTTTCGCTTGCCGATATTTATATAATGGAGAAAAAGCTCCAGGCCGCGCTTGAGGTATATAAAAGGCTTATCCAGGAGGACGAGTTTTCCCCGTATCTGTATTTTAATATCGGGCTTTTGTATTTTAAACTGGATAACCCGCGCGCGGCAGAAGAAAGTTTCCTCAAGGCCATTACCCTGCGGCCCGACTATACGGCGCCAATAGCCGCTTTGGGGGTTATGGCGGAGCTTGATAAGAATTATGACAAGGCTGTCGGATATTTTAAGCAAGCTGTAAGCGTCCAGCCCGATGATTACCGCCTTCAGGCAAGGCTTGCAAAGGTTTTTGATTCGGCAGGCTTGCTTGAAAATGCCAGGCTGGAATATGAAAGGATACTGCTTGATTGTCCGGATTGTGTCCAGGCTCGGATAGGTATAGCAGAGGTTTATATACAAGCAGAGGAATACGATAAGGCGTTAATAGCTCTGGATTCTCTTGCCGACGATGAACAGTATGGATACTACGCTGTGTATTTGACGGGTATAATAAATTTTGTTCAGGACAAGTACCAGGATGCTATAGTTTTTTTTGAGAAATCATTGCTATCAAATCCTAATTATGAAAAGCCTTATTTGTATTTAGGCGCGGCTTTTGAAAAAACAGGCTATATTGAAAAAGCTGAAGAAAGCTTGAAGAAGGCGATAGAATTAGATCCCGAAAACGCTGATGCCCTGAATTATCTCGGATATATTTACGCGGATTCAGGCAGGCACATTGAACAAGCGATAAATTATATAAACCGCGCGCTGGAAATAGAGCCTCAAAACGGGTTTTTTTTAGACAGTTTAGGCTGGGCATATTATAAAAAAGGCGACTACAACAAGGCGATAGAATTGATATGCCAGGCATTGACGTTTTGCAAAGAAGACTTTGTTTTATATGACCACTTAGCGGATGCTTACAATGCCATGGGGGATTTTTCCCTTGCCTTATTATTTTGGCATAAGGCATTAAAGCTTGACCCTGATAATACCGCGATACAGGATAAGGCGCGGAAATTAGAGGTTTTTGAAAAAGATAAAGGAGTCGCAGAGTGAAAAGACCCGATATAGCTGTATTGAAAAACGAGGCTAAGCAAATCAGGCGTGATATCCTGACCATGCTTTCACGAGCAGGAAGCGGGCATACAGGCAGTTCATTATCATGCGTGGAAATACTATTATCATTATACAGATATAAACTTAAATATGACGCGAATAATCCGCATTGGCCGCAAAGAGACAGATTTGTGCTTTCAAAAGGCCACGGTTGTCCCGCCTTATACGCTGTTTTGTCTGCTTGCGGTTTTTTTTCTAAGGAAAAACTAATGACACTAAGACAGCTTGGGTCTTCACTGCAGGGGCACCCTCAAATAGGCCTGCCGGGGCTTGAGGCCTCAACAGGCTCGCTTGGCCAGGGGCTTTCAATTGCCAACGGCATGGCCCTGTCGGCG encodes:
- a CDS encoding SurA N-terminal domain-containing protein — its product is MLKPLRNKKVMKAVMWLLVIIFAAWGVGSVALSGKSYAGIVFGKKISIQEYNKSYAAVFNRARIMYGDELSKVEKFLDLNGQAWNRIILLRAAGRERIKASNKQIIERITALPFFQQNGVFDRDMYNYITMSVLRVTPRDFEESVRGDIIIDKLISLKTAGQGPSEDEIRRAYRESNELADISFIAIKNGAFLNDAFVDEQKAKAYYESNKEKLLSPATASGSYLEFPFNDDKETAALAADSAQSKAKKSKALDGIAKEGGFELKETGVFPLTFNISESAVPYVLLLASFGLEISQISDVIEGEDRFYILQLKTKNAPLQMTFEQSKEQINSILTSEISSSLALAQAQNIMQKIKSGPGSLEDAARELNLTVNKLQNVSRNSPVDNIAPAKNFLNESFAAGIGKIAGPIKTSEGWAVSRLDSITPIDEQAYEKDRDSFAAKLVQERENEAFKKWFQEIKQKANLKENL
- a CDS encoding class II aldolase/adducin family protein, with the translated sequence MTINRMKKDLAGYARKIAADGLTIGSSGNLSARHGEYFYIKSAGCLFESLSPDDFVRLSVNRPSTAGLKKTPSCEYRLHAACYRQRPDIGVVFHSHPFFTGLMLTKEALARPVTMEFAAYIKNTLAFVDFAPPGSAKLASLVEKACKKHNCIFMKKHGLIALGRNMQEAYVKSLMVEREARAKLITRLLRLKGACFGKKELDMLAGSV
- the hisG gene encoding ATP phosphoribosyltransferase, which produces MEKILKLGLPKGSLQEATLRILKKAGFNISVGSRSYFPSIDDDELDPVLIRAQEMSRYVEDGALDCGITGEDWIRENQSDVVRVQELEYAKQSLSKVRWVIAVPEGSRIRSVKDLNGKRVATELVGVTRAFLKKQKIKADVEFSWGATEVKVAAGLVDAIVEITETGSSLRANKLRIIDTVCYSTTQLIANKKIWRNGWKKAKIESLAMLLRGAILAESKVGLKMNVSKKNLCKILKILPSMKRPTISCLTDKNWFDIDTIIDEEQVKKLIPALIRAGAQGIIEYPLNKAIY
- a CDS encoding tetratricopeptide repeat protein, whose amino-acid sequence is MFVFRIIFYSFVLMAALFLPSHIARAADCRHNICGSIRAGALDIVSGFFSNTFKPKSPGLSFKDTPLMRQNARAFTHYLMGVVFENRQEYQSALSEFKLALREAPGNEYLNFKIASSYLDLKEYDAARRQIDKILKLNPDNLNARFLLAALYFEKDQMGPASGEYEAIINQDPGNVLALVSLADIYIMEKKLQAALEVYKRLIQEDEFSPYLYFNIGLLYFKLDNPRAAEESFLKAITLRPDYTAPIAALGVMAELDKNYDKAVGYFKQAVSVQPDDYRLQARLAKVFDSAGLLENARLEYERILLDCPDCVQARIGIAEVYIQAEEYDKALIALDSLADDEQYGYYAVYLTGIINFVQDKYQDAIVFFEKSLLSNPNYEKPYLYLGAAFEKTGYIEKAEESLKKAIELDPENADALNYLGYIYADSGRHIEQAINYINRALEIEPQNGFFLDSLGWAYYKKGDYNKAIELICQALTFCKEDFVLYDHLADAYNAMGDFSLALLFWHKALKLDPDNTAIQDKARKLEVFEKDKGVAE
- a CDS encoding aldo/keto reductase, translated to MLKERSFYKLLKKKINIKKIERSVAMLITLCIFSVSFIFFDTLVCSSISNVSSLRPMASTLREKDPAGFLLTSNEIRDNEMKKAEQTYIRKFGKTGLEFYIFGSGTIWFGRRWPMNNDKYRFPERSEIKKYLEIVFNNLINKEGRVMLDVAAAYGLAEEILGEILRDNPDWYSRAFIATKWGEEFDINTERSVLDHSKKRLVASVKRSIRRLGRIDLLYVHGTTLRVLRNENVMSQMQRMKSERYGGINYIGVSISKEGVLETAIKEGLIRDFDVVQMPGWLFLKRNDLVKKLYQKGIAIVLNSVIRASKINTSDSRACESVYADFIKHKEVSVILLGTRNHLRETIAYISPHFIVVDKKIQASA
- a CDS encoding LacI family DNA-binding transcriptional regulator, whose translation is MKTTIKDISAKTGFGVGTISRALNSCPYSVKEETRKEILRVAKKYNYIKDITAQVLVTGKSFDIGLMIPAVFDSVFYNDFFIKLIATLTSCSAQKGYSVRPIIMKKGMELNQFITEARSLKLCGIIISSYCGNYFIDERAIKTFDSPVVILNAYMRDKNIYTINLDNFKGGHDGTSFLISKGYKNICVITAEKNDFCQRLKGYKKAMAGNGLKIKEEFILHGDGSELSGYTVSMKVLNKTRRPDAIFALNDQMAIGAIRAIKESGLKCPSDVSVMGFDGLDIGGYIDPGLTTMLCPVDTIGREAVNILLDSSARTTVRHCKIKATILERQSC